One Candidatus Bathyarchaeia archaeon genomic window, GAAAGGAGAATATCTTCTAGACGGGACGGGCGGAATTGGCAAGCCCAACCAGCGAGTCTACGTCGGAGGTGGAACCGGAGTCTTCACACCGATCGGCGGATGGTGGAATGTTGCGTCGGGAATGTACGATACTTGTCTCTGCGTGGCCGAAGAGAAAATGTCGCCCCTGCATCCTCATCCTCAGTATGCGTTCTGGAGCATCTTCGATCAGATTCTGGAAAGGCCTCTCGGAACTACATTGCTTTGGATTTTCTCTTTGGAGATGAGACGATACATGCACAAGTACGGAATCAAGGAGGAAGAGATCGCAAGTGTCGCGGTGAAGAACAAAGGAAACGCCGTCGATCATCCCTGCGCACAACTGGGCGCCAAGATCACCGTTGAAGACGTCATGAACTCTGAGCCGATCTGTTGGCCCGTCAAACGACTGGACGTGAGTCCTCCTAGTGACGGTGCTGCCGCGGTGGTGTTAGCTTCCGAGAAAGTTGCGAAGAAACTAACAGACCAGCCTGTCTGGCTTGACGGAGTTGGCTGGACTCTAGACACGACGCACTGGACGAACCGTGACTTGGCATATCCAGAGTACGTTGAGAAGGCCGCCTGGATGGCCTACAAGATGGCAGGGATCAAGAAGCCGAAGAAGGAGATCGATATCGCCGAAGTCTACGACCCATTCGACTACAAAGAACTCCATCACATGGAGGGACTCCAGCTCGCAGGCAAAGGAGAAGCTCCCAAGATGGCCGTTGACGGTGTAACCCAACGAGACGGTGATCTGCCGGTTTGTCCATCCGGAGGACTCTTAGGGGTTGGCAACCCCATCGCTGCGGCCGGAATGATGAAGATCTGTGAGGTCTTTTGGCAGCTCCGCGGAGAAGCAGGGAAGCGACAGGTGAAGAAGGATGCTCGAACAGGCCTGGCCCAAGCCTGGGGCGACCTAATGCAGGTTGGAACGGTCGCAGTAATGAGGTCCTAAAGGAAACATAAGAAATTGTCCAAGAAAATCACAAGCTACCCAGGCCACGAAATTACACCCGAGGATGTCAAAGAAGGAAAATACCTCGACGTCGTCTACAAGTTCGAGCCCAAATACAGTTGGGCCGCAGGAGTGGCAATCAGCCGGTTCTTGGCCGAGCTGAAAGAAGGAAGAATAATCGCTAGGAAGTGTATGAATTGCAAACGGATTCTTGTACCACCGAGAATGTACTGCGAGCAATGTTTCCGGCCAACCGACGAATGGGTCCAGATCAAGGACACGGGAACCATCAACACCTATTCCATATCGCACGTAGGAACGGACGCTCGACGATTGAAAACACCAATACTAGTTGCTGTGGTTGATCTCGACGGCGCGACTCCTGGAATGGGAATACTGCACAACCTAGGAGAAGTTGAGCCCTCGAAAATCAACGTAGGCATGAAAGTCAAAGCCGTATGGAAATCGTCCAGCGAACGACAAGGAGCGATTACAGACATCCGCTACTTCAAACCGATAGGAGACCAGTAAGACATGCCAATCTTAGAGAAACTCGTTCAACCCGGGCAAGCTCGCCACTGGACAGACAGCATACCTCTCGAATACCACTACACTGCGGGAGTTGCAGGAGAGGAATTTCGGCGTGAACTCAAGGAGAACGGTCGCTTCCTTGTATCGAAGTGCTCCAAATGCAAGAGTACCTACATTCCGGCCAGAACGTACTGTCCTGGCTGTTTCATCGAGATGAAAGACCAGTTCCCAATCGACAAGCCAGGTTACGTGTACAGCTTTACCTCAGTCAACTCGGACAGATCGGCGGCTGACGCCAACCCGCCGATAACAGTGGGCCTTGTGAAGTTCGAGGGCCTCAAGGGGGGAATAGTCCACCTGCTTGACGTAGATCACCCTGATCGAGTGTCTATCGGGATGAAAGTAACGCCATCTCTCAAGAACCCGTCAGAGCGAACAGGCGCTATGACCGATATCCTCGCCTTCAAACCAGTCTCGACGGGGCTAAACGACAAGACAGCTGAAGTCGGGAAAACAGGAAGATGGGAGGTCACTGCGGGAGAGAATCAGGCTCGGTCTCTTCTCCATTCTATCGAAGAGTCGGGATACCCCATTGAGGAGGACGAGATGACAATATCCTCGCTAAGGAGTAAGATAGGAAAAGGAGAACTTCTCACGCGCGAAGAAGACAGGCTGCTACACAGACTTGGGGAGAAAGCGAGAGAATGGCGGAAAGCCGTAAAGAGCTCATCTGATACGGAACCAGCTGACACCCTCTCAGGCTAACCCAGACCAACCACTTCTTCTGCAACCGTCAGGCCCGACTTTACGGCTTAAGTCGTGAGCGCAGCATTTCCTACAGGGGGTAGAGTCTTAGAATCGATAATTCATCCAGTAGTCTTCCAGCTTCGTCTTCTCAACCTGCCACTTTCGACGGGGCGGGTGAAACTCCAGTCTTGGAGGGTTCGAGAGAAATTCTCCCCGAAGCATCGCACTTTCTCCCCTATTCACTTCGAGAAAGCATGATCCAGTTCCGTCCCATATTTTTCGTTCTCCTTTCCCTGTGATCGACATTGCAATGTTATTCGCGACAACCTCAGCGTGGCCAAGCGCGAACGATCCCGACTTCGGCAGAAATGGAACATGTGCATGAGGCGTTTCAATCGCAGTTACATCTCCGATAGCGTAGACCTTCTCAAGCCTAGTAGCCAATGTCTGCGGGCTCACAGGCACCCAGCCAGACGAATCGGTCAGTCCAGCCTCGACCACGGCACCA contains:
- a CDS encoding thiolase domain-containing protein, whose product is MEMKNRVAIVGAGMTLFRRRMLESPKELSFEATRMALDSAGLELKDIQSVVSGSAPDAFDGIHMKGEYLLDGTGGIGKPNQRVYVGGGTGVFTPIGGWWNVASGMYDTCLCVAEEKMSPLHPHPQYAFWSIFDQILERPLGTTLLWIFSLEMRRYMHKYGIKEEEIASVAVKNKGNAVDHPCAQLGAKITVEDVMNSEPICWPVKRLDVSPPSDGAAAVVLASEKVAKKLTDQPVWLDGVGWTLDTTHWTNRDLAYPEYVEKAAWMAYKMAGIKKPKKEIDIAEVYDPFDYKELHHMEGLQLAGKGEAPKMAVDGVTQRDGDLPVCPSGGLLGVGNPIAAAGMMKICEVFWQLRGEAGKRQVKKDARTGLAQAWGDLMQVGTVAVMRS
- a CDS encoding Zn-ribbon domain-containing OB-fold protein, which produces MSKKITSYPGHEITPEDVKEGKYLDVVYKFEPKYSWAAGVAISRFLAELKEGRIIARKCMNCKRILVPPRMYCEQCFRPTDEWVQIKDTGTINTYSISHVGTDARRLKTPILVAVVDLDGATPGMGILHNLGEVEPSKINVGMKVKAVWKSSSERQGAITDIRYFKPIGDQ
- a CDS encoding Zn-ribbon domain-containing OB-fold protein, whose translation is MPILEKLVQPGQARHWTDSIPLEYHYTAGVAGEEFRRELKENGRFLVSKCSKCKSTYIPARTYCPGCFIEMKDQFPIDKPGYVYSFTSVNSDRSAADANPPITVGLVKFEGLKGGIVHLLDVDHPDRVSIGMKVTPSLKNPSERTGAMTDILAFKPVSTGLNDKTAEVGKTGRWEVTAGENQARSLLHSIEESGYPIEEDEMTISSLRSKIGKGELLTREEDRLLHRLGEKAREWRKAVKSSSDTEPADTLSG